TAAATTCATCTTGGTCAATATGAAATAATAACATGTCactaaaattattatgatttaaataactttgtgaTATAAGGCGAAGTTGTATTTGTAGGAACATCtcgacaaaaataataatagcatTATAATCCTagttaaaaacataaatgaaaacaaatataattgatAGAGAGATTAAGATATAAGATGGATTGGCAAAAttctaaatcattttaaaagtaatttgttTAGATGATCTAGGATCAACTACATAAATATGAGaccattaaaaataatattattgatgaGGTATATTATCTATTCACTTTAACACTTTTTATTCACATACTTGAGTTTCATAGTGTATTTATACGCATCGCCtctatttaaattttggagatattttTACGCAATACATCTTTGATGGCTTAGGTGTGTGGAGGAAAACATATCAAATTGAAGGAAAAACATTCAAAAATGTTTATTGTGTGACCTTTCTAGAGTATATCTTGGTCATTTTAGAACAAacatgttgatgatgatgaaggttgaaaatattttggagCTATtgcatataaatttatttttttcaaacactataaaagtataaaatttgcattcacttatatattattattttatttttaattgacgtAAAATCTTTTCCACGTGAAAcatatacatttaaaatataaaactagaTAATATTCCATTAAgaacttaataataataacataattggTTAAACAAACTACAAATCTCATTATGATAGATTTCAGATAATTTTAAGATCATATTAATAAGGATTTTAAgtcaaatttaactttataaaactAACTAAAAGTTTCCAACAACTTATATGCtttgaaattaattactttgtagtcaaaatgaaatttttaataatactttTGCTTAAACAATACTCCttataaagtaaatataaagtaaaaatcttgattatatatataaacgttgataacaaaaaacaaaaattgtgtCTCTGGTTATTGATAGTCAAAGAAATCAACTAGCTAACAACTATTAAGAAAATTAGCATGTAAGGTTAGTAGGTGAGTGTTTGGTGATCTACAATTCCGGACGAGATTAATGGCACTCAGAAGTGTGTTATTTtccttatttgtttatttatttattttactttggatttcatttattgttaaaatgatactgataaaaaaatccaattaaaaatgtaaatataattagGACTTTGTTCGAAAAAATGGCTTTGATGATATAATCATATATAGATTGTAGACTGATATAAAATGAGACTTTGATAGGAAAGAAGATGTTGAAATGTGATCTGCTACCACTTTACCATCATCACATTCATTATTATGCGTGTGTCCGTTTGGATGGATTGTACTGTAGCAGCTGATTAGGGAAGATGAAATTGTTAGTGTAGCCGTGTTCGCTTCTGTGGATTTGCAAGGATGGATATGAATGAATTTGCAGGATACCCCTTAATACGGTCACTCGCATATATGCGAAGATTTGCGTTGATTCACAATAAAATCTCTATTTTGCCCTTAACAGAGTTATGAAAATACCAGCAGGCATAGGCAAGGAAAGGTTGAAGCACATAAGAGCACATGCAGATGGAGAAGGAAAGGTTGAAGACGCAAATTTAAGATCCAGtaacagaaaaatattttggatgGAGTGTAATCGGTTACGGGGACTGTGTAACCGGTTACGCTGGGAAGTTATACGAATTGCCAAAGATGTAATCGGTTACCAAAGGTGTAATCGGTTATTCCAGCTTGAGCGTGGTTCAAAGGCGGATTGGGTGcgttaataaataacattttatatttattttataaaaaggggtattttggtaatttataatttctaccaattaaattaatttttaaaatctatcatatcaatcaaatcctacactaattctcacaaactttacttccaaatccactctcaattactcacaaattcactcaaaaaaacaactacaaaattatcctcaaatccatttaaatcatctcctccaaatcatctcccccaaatacATCTTCCATTAATTAACCAATGGAAGAAGATTCCGTTCTCGATTAATAAGCTTAATACCTAAACCTCAATTAACACCCACAATTGATGCTATATGTCCTAAATTACctaattttaatcaaaattatggAATCCAATAATATTACGCAACTATCATATTTCAAATTGAACGATTTCAGAAATATCATCATTACCAATCATTACTTGGAATCCTCATTCATTTTACACAGATAACGATGAAGTTTGATACTCCCAAAATATATATCATGACATAACTTTTccaatattacttttaaaattaaaacgaTTTAAACTATTTCTTTACTGAATTGATAATGCATATAATAAACATCATTCAAAATATGTGCTCAAATTTGAAGCAGTCTTGGGCAAACAATTTTGATGTTTGAAAGACTCTAGTTGTATATACAGAAGCGACAAATCTCAATAAATTTACTAAACATAAATCAATTTCAATTCTATCATTTTATCCAtctaacaaattttatatttcacatTCAACCTGCTCTACTCTGATCCCAAAATGAAATGAGATAAAGAGTCTTGCAATTTCTatcaaatttttcaaattttttatttataattttgtttatatatatatatatatatatatatatatatatatatatatatatatatatatatatattaaaaacatatatttaattaaataaacattctaaaatatattataagtcTTCAATgggataaattaattttttaaatatcaaattattcaattataattaaaaaataatttaataatttaaattataatattacatatttaatttttcaaataacttaataaaaaaaatattttttaaaattgataattattttaatatttaattaaaataagattccGTACACTAGTTTATCAACTTATACTATGCTTGTTTTCATGCGCAGACTATTTAAACAGGTGTGAAGATGAATTTTTCATCCgctcttatttgtttttatgtatCTGAGGAGATTTGAGGGTGTTGATTTGGGTGAGAGACGAACTAGCGATTCACCCAACTTGGAAAGATTtgttaactatttatttatagGAAAAGACCAAAACAccattgttttattttgaaaaaaaaaaactggataTTTCTAGACAGGTTCCTACCTACATAATAAAattcttttgcttttgtttttttttaccacaatcaaacaaCACAGGATTGGTCGTTCTATAAACAAGTTCTATGAATGTGTCATAATGCAGTTGTTCTTTATATTTATGAGGCATAACGAAATTAGCTATGATAGCTGAAATTCGAAGAGATGAGTTTGAGTCCTTCGTGAAGtgatattattgttgttatgtTGTTTCATTAAAGAAAATTGTGAGAGTCCTGGATTCGAATTTGGACTTTGTGATGAATCAAATtggttataaataaaaaatatatttaaatcacTTAAACCATTTAGTGATGGATCAAATtagattacaaaattttaacttaaaaaaatgaattaaattaaactaattctCTTTAACAAAACTTAAGCCATGTAAAACAAATTGACTCGTTTGAATATCCCAGCGTTTGATGAACTTCGAAAGTATCTGCATGTTGATAGCACGACATAGGGTGCATAACTATCCAAAATCACGtcaacttaattaaattaaaaagacatAATTGCTCtgtaataaattttgttttcttgcgACTAATGACATATCTTtctcataaattataaaattgatttaatttctaGTACGAAAAACATAGttgtattgtacatttttttaacttaataaaaatgttgaattttacactaattaaaaagaaatcgatatcatttaattttattaatctcAGCTCAATAATTTTGTAACATCTATCACAGAGAAAtgctataaaaaaaaacttaaaaacacgatactaattaaaatcaaaataatttaagacgatatcatcaaatataattaaaataaaataaatttatttatatttgttttaaaaaagagCAGCATTTATGTATGAAGAAAGATTGATCGAGAAGCAGCCTGTACTATTAGAagaagttaaaatttgaaaagtttattGAGTTTATTAAGCTCAGCCTACGGCATTATTGCTTCtagtgaaagaaaaaacaacactATTGACTTCTCTTCAACATATAATTCTTTACCTTTTTAACTATAGCATTAAATTCTTTCATAAATCCAcgtcatttaataaaataaatgtcatgacaataaaaaaattgtacagGTTAAATGTTTTACCAAATAAAGCATACTATTAATGCATGTAGACTTTAATATGTTCAGACAAGTAAGTGTTTGGTAATACTTGTATTTGTTCACGAAAAATGCCACAAGAATGTTACAAAAACATTTTCTgaacatttttcatttattaaatttcattaaaaataataaagtatcaTGAATCTTactatgttttatatatatatatatatatatatatatatatatatatatatatatatatatatatatatatatatatataattgattttatgtaAGTTTAATAAACGTTAACAgataaaaaatgtgttaaaaacaTTCTTATAGAATTTTAACATGAACTTTTTGTGGTATGTTATTTTAAGATTATTGTCTCTTATTAAAACAGGTCCCTGAATTTGTTTTGGTAAACTtctataactatttttaaaatataaaataaataaattttaaatataggttaaaattttaattttgaagacgttaatatgatttttttttgtaccAAATTTATGTattgagagttttttttttttcaaataataaaaatattaaaaaattgcatgaaatttatgaaTCAGTtacttaaattgttttaatgaatgaaatttaaaaacattaaacatttagTTTTAATGTATAAGGaagaaaacctttttttttcttatatgtataaacaaattttaaccatttttcctttttcttatcatactattcttaaaaaaaaaaaaattatattaatcagTGAATGACTTTTGagtacaaaattataatttctttacaaaattaatgatcaaaatattaaaacatcaaTAAAACACAATGTATATTAGGGGTATGTTTTAAACAAGCTTCAAATATCAGTATCAACAATAAAGCCAagttaagaaataattaatttaattttaaagagaaTTAAAGATATCAAGGTTACAATTAATTAGTtgttaaaaacttattttaatataggATTATGTTACACATGTAAAAATTATCGATAGATTAGGTCAACagttcattattaaaaaaaaaactaaaaaaaaagtacaatatTAAAAGGTACTGATCAAAGTTATAtattaatggaaaaaaaataataatgaatgttTTTATATACAAGAAACTTCGCTACAGTCTCTTTCCAAAGGGACGAGACTCTAAgctttattcttcttctttctctcttctcttcttctctttctctgcTATCCGACTTTTCTCTGCTATTTCTCTGCATTAATTCACGACTTTCATCACACTGAGTTACACACCGAAGCAGAAGTGCAGTTTACAGATCCATCAACACTCGGTGCAATCTCTTCCATGGATTTAGATTTTGAATATCACGAAGTAACTCttccctttctttctcttcattatTTCTGCACACTCttatgttttcttcttcttcgtcttcctTTATTAATTATCTAACATGGAGATTGTACAATTTGTAAGTTCAGGAATACAGAAGAAACTCAAGGGGAGTGCAACTTTTCACCTGTAAATGGTTACCTTCATCTTCTCCCATGGGTCTGGTTTTCCTTTGCCATGGTCAGTAATTCActacttttctctctctctctctcttagtAGTAGGTGTGGCTTAACTTAATTTACATAGgtttcattaattatttcttGCAGGTTATGGCATGGAGTGCAGTGGCTTCATGAGAGGTAATTAATgatcttcttccatctctttTTCTGTTCCCTTCagaatatttttccttttttctgacattatttttgcttttatccacttaaaattataatttaaaaacacataaataagttttatgttttattgtaaaagattttattattatcaccGACCTAAATCCTTATTGCGAAGCTATTTGTGGTGTTGTGGTGAGTGGTTGAAAGTGTTTCCAtgaaaaaaagggaaaataatgTTAGAAAATAAGAGGTGTGATGTTTGAGGAATTGGTAGGTGTGGGTAgcaatatttgaatatttgatgAAGTGTAAAATAAGAATGGGATTGCGTGTTGTAACGTAAGGGTAGCGTTGGAGTGAAAGCGATGGTTTATGGTGTAGATGCCCCTTAGATAAAGCACTACCGTGATCCAACTATAATTCACACCCTACTAAAAAAGATAAAgcttttctacatttttttttttattttcactcaaatttaATTCACCAACAATCTCATACTCATCATAGTTGTAATATTcttgtatttaataaatttttaatttcttatatgaTTTCCAAATTCTATTCGATTTCATCTTTActgataaattattaaataagtacaattcttttaaaaatataatttgttgggTTTCTATTGCAAAACTAGTCCATAATAAAGTTGGTAAGTGATAAGCTACTTAGTTAATAAATTTCCAACATATAAATTTTCAGCTCATAAACTAGTTTATTAACTTAAAAATGTTTAGTAAATTAACTGATAATCTAGTTACTGAGTTtaaaatgacataaaataattattttattaattttattttttaattgatgatttctttaaatttaatcattttttttacttgattgttttttaaaattaatcattttgttatttataataaagttacaaaaattattttaattttatgactataataaaaacaacagcaataattttattattataaaaaaaatatgaacacaTAGGTGTTTTACATTATTATGTAAATATAGTTTTagcttttttttcaaataattacaTTTCGAATGAActttttagtagttttatttattttaattgttgtatacacgtttttatttcaaaaattcatattattatttaaataagttgatgttataaatattttacagaattgaaataaataacaatacataaaaaaataatgaaatgtattaaaatgtaaatcttaatatgtaaaaaacacactatattaaaaatatatgtaataatgTCAATGTGCTAACAACTAATTAacttagtttataaattaacttaataaaCACAACGATGTTTTATAAGGCACTTAAAACTAGTTTTtcagattatttaattttcttttattaatgtcACTTATACTTTCAATACAATTCTTTACtatctttaatatatttcaataaattatctTAGGTGTTTCTAATATGATGTTAGAAAGCGCTTGCAATATTTAAGATTGaacatttgttttaattattatttttaatgatttttaaattaatttttaatttagtccaaattaaaaaaattaaattttatttttagatcaACTGGTTTGAAACTAATTACATACTTAAAATGATTAGTGAGATTGTTCGTTATATGTGTAAATTAGCCAATAAAAGAATTTGGTTAAAGATAatgttgaaaatatttaatagtggtatttttttttcacgagATATAAATTGTCTTGTAAGCTCTGAAAATGTGATGAAAGCATTTTCATCTTAGTCGGTATCATTTAATCTTAATGGAATCGATACTCCACAAACATAGGTATCATGTAGATGCTAGTATTCCGCAGCTTTATTCATAAGATTTTTTCTcgaacttttttttcttctggtTTTTactattacattattattattattatatattttattattattatatattttattattattattattaattaattaattaattaattaattaattaattaaaataaaggagCAAAGAGTGAGAGGGTGATCAAATCCCACGGCAGGTTGGTAGTATTAATTAGACATGGTGTGGGGAGGCAGCCAGACAAAGCAGAATATGGTCACATCATTTTGTTGCTACCAATTATAGTTATCTTAATAATAGTGAACAACTATCTAAATTTATACATTTGAAAAAACTCGACATATTGAaacatatatgatattacaatttaaactcaatttgattattttatcagaTCATcgaatttattaatatttttcatcacGATCTAAACAATATTCAAAAACtgataaaacatttatatttacactgatatgtaaataattaacaatGTTGGAcaatcaacaacaacaaaaataaaaatgatgagTAGAGTTACTTACATTGTTGGTTTGGTTGCATGATGGTTGTAGAATGTGGTGTAAGACTAGCGTGTGCTAAATATGCCGTGTACGGTATCGATTATGAAGGGCATGGACGTTCTGAAGGTGCTCGTTGTTACATAAAGAAGTTCGATAACATCGTTAATGATTGTTATGACTTTTTCAAGTCTGTCGGCGGTAAGCTTCCATCTCAATGAAACATGAGAGTTTTGGTTCAGCTTTATGATTTATTGTGTGTATTTCAGAGCTCCAAGAGTATAAGGGGAAGGCTAGGTTCTTGTATGGAGAGTCCATGGGAGGGGCAGTGAGCCTACTTTTGCACAGAAAGGACCCTTCATTCTGGGACGGTGCAGTTCTTGTTGCGCCAATGTGTAAGGTATGAAACTATGACAGTATGAAACGAAACATTTATTGACCTAAATAGTTTCTAAAACTTCATTTTAGCATGGGAAGATAAATCTTACTAATgctataaaaaagaaattgaacagTGTTTATCCAAATGTTGAAACTATAAACCAGATATCAGAGAAAGTGAAGCCACACCCGGTGGTGATCAACTTATTGACTAAAGTGGAAGATATAATCCCAAAGTGGAAGATAGTTCCCACTAAGGATGTCATCAATGCAGCCTTCAAAGACCCTGCTAAAAGAAAGAGGGTAGGGTTCAATCTCTTTCATCAATATTTGTGAAATTTTCAAGTTTCTATTGTAATTGAGAGGTGTTGATTAGActcttttattattctttagcTGTTCGGTTTCATGCTGATAACCGTTCGGCTTGTTCTGGTCCTTTGTGACCGAATGTTTTGTGATCGTTCGGTTTTGTAGATTCGGTTTTGGTTCGTATCTTCGTTTTTCGTCTTTGCATTACTCGATCTTTGGTCAGTTTTTTCTTAAacgaccgttcggtatttctgTTGTTTGTTTTCAGTCGCTTGGATTGGTTATATATGGTAGCCTGTCTTTGCATTTTAAGAATTAATTCAATCTTGAAATATTCAgatctttttttctctttgtgttttcttttcttttttttctggGTTTTTCTGTTTCTTCGTTTCACACTCGAACTCAACAAGAGGCTTGCTTAAGACTTAAGATCTTGCTTATTTAGTTCTGGAGTTAACTAATGtgtctcttcttttcttccgaGGGTCACTACAGATAAGGAAAAACAAGTTGATATACCAGGACAAGCCCAGGCTAAAAACAGCACTGGAAATGTTAAGAACCAGCATGAGCCTAGAAGACAGCTTATATAAGGTTATGTTTTaatctcatttatttttattgaatctAGTTCATAATCAAATTACGACTTCTTAAATATACTTATTATACCTGATTTTGTTTGATTCATTGGCTTTGTTTTTGAGCAGGTGACCCTGCCTTTTTTTGTACTGCATGGAGAAGCAGATACAGTGACCGACCCAGAAATAAGCAGGGAATTATATGAGAGGGCAAGTAGCAAAGATAAGACCATAAAATTGTACCCAGGAATGTGGCAT
This sequence is a window from Vigna angularis cultivar LongXiaoDou No.4 chromosome 2, ASM1680809v1, whole genome shotgun sequence. Protein-coding genes within it:
- the LOC108329373 gene encoding caffeoylshikimate esterase, with amino-acid sequence MDLDFEYHEEYRRNSRGVQLFTCKWLPSSSPMGLVFLCHGYGMECSGFMRECGVRLACAKYAVYGIDYEGHGRSEGARCYIKKFDNIVNDCYDFFKSVGELQEYKGKARFLYGESMGGAVSLLLHRKDPSFWDGAVLVAPMCKISEKVKPHPVVINLLTKVEDIIPKWKIVPTKDVINAAFKDPAKRKRIRKNKLIYQDKPRLKTALEMLRTSMSLEDSLYKVTLPFFVLHGEADTVTDPEISRELYERASSKDKTIKLYPGMWHGLTSGETDENIEKVFEDIIMWLDKHTGNPTHASTQQIETYKYDIERLTTVTSSAKFVKQENGRRSYLCGLKGNRLLYHSAI